The genomic interval ATTACTTTTGCCTTGTTGACACTCAACCGGGAAAGAAAAACAATTGCTTGCCGACATATAAAAAAGTGCTTATAGTCATTGACCATCATTTTGAAGAGGGTGCAGAAAATAAAGGGGATTTGATTGATATAAGGGAGAATGTTGGAAGCACTGCTGCAATTGTCTGCCAATACCTTGAAGAATTTGAAATAGAAGTGCCTGAAAATCTTGCCACTGCACTTTTTTACGGGATTAAAACAGATACTGACGGATTGTTGAGGGATTATTCTTCCCTTGACGAAAAATATTACAAAAAATTGTTTTTAAATGTTGATTACAAAAAACTTCACAAAATTGAATACCCTGAACTTCCAAAAGAGTATTTCTTTGATTTTGCTGATGCAATAACTTCTGCAAGAATTTTTAAAGATATATTGATTGCAGACCTTGGTGAAGCCTTTGTTCCCGATATGACAGGGGAAATGGCTGATTACTTTTTGAGAATGGAGGGGGTATCCCTTGTCCTTGTTTATGGAGTTTTTAAAGACATGCTTTATTTTTCAATAAGAACAAAGAAGAGAGGGAAAACTTTAGGGAAAGTTTCCTATGAATTAGCAGAGGGAATAGGAAGTGGCGGTGGACACAATAAAACAGGCGGTGGAGTTGTGCAACATCCTGAAAAAAACAAAGATATTTTTCTTGATAGGTTTTATAAAAAGTTTTCAATAGAAAAGGAAAAATTAACAACTTTCTATACAGGAATGAAATAATCGGAAGTATCAAGTTTTTTTATATTATTCATCAATTTTTCCCTTAAATATGAAAACATTACACTAATTTTTTCAATTAAACTTTGTTTAACCCAGTTTTCCTCTTTTTCGTAAAAAATATTTTGCAGTGTAAAGATAATTTTACCTTTAAAAATACCTTATAGTTTTTTTATTCCATAATTTTCAACAAAATACAAAATTAAAAATCTGGCATTTTAATTGCTTTATAAATAAGCGAATACTTTTTCAGGGAGGTTCAAATGAAATACTTATCAATCTTAATCCTGATAATTACTTTGGGCTTTGGGTTCAATATGCCTGCTATGGCAAATTCAGGAAAGGCAACAAACAGGGTAAAAACCGTAAACAAGGTTGAAAAGATTAACATCAACACTGCCTCTGTTGACCAGTTGATAAAACTTAAAGGCATTGGGCCTAAAAAGGCAAAGGCAATTGTTGAGTTTAGGAAGAAAAATGGAAAATTCAAGAAACTTGAAGACTTAATGTTAGTAAAGGGAATTGGTAAAAAAACATTTGAAAAAATAAAACCATTCTTAACTCTTTAATAACTAAAAACAAAAGGATTTCGCCAGCTTTCCCCTGTCCCCTTTTTCCCTTCCCCTTTCCCTGAAAAAGGGGACGAAAATAAAAGCCCCGAAATCTCGGGGCTTGATTTTGTTTTTTATAAAATTATTAACTTTAGTGATTCAAGTAACCTTTTTAAAACCAACAAAAATTAGATGGTACAATAGGTTGGCTTTACCGACAAATGCAATTTATTTGGATAGAGTTTTTGTGTCATTGGTTGACAAGTTGTTTAAATCAAATTAAACTATTTTTTGCGTGTGCCCATAGCTCAACTGGATAGAGCACCCCGATACAATCGGGGAGGTTGGGGGTTCAAGTCCCTTACAAATTGCATTTCTGAGATTTTTTTTCAGCGATAAAAATTATAAGAAATAAGAGGTGAGTTTAAAATATAATTGCAATCTATTTGTTTAAAGATTTTGTGTCATTGGTTGACAAGTTGTTTAATTCAAATTAAACTATTTTTTGCGTGTGCCCATAGCTCAACTGGATAGAGCATCTGGCTACGAACCAGAAGGTTGGGGGTTCAAGTCCCTCTGGGCACACCATTTGTTTGGTAAGAGGCATTTAGTTCTTTGAAGGTATGAAGTAAAAGCTCAACTGGATAGAGCACCCCGATACAATCGGGGAGGTTGGGGGTTCAAGTCCCTCTGGGCACACCATTTAAAAAGTTCTTTATATATTAACCATATCGGTCAGGTTCCTTTAAGGATTAAAAGGGAATCCCGTGAAAATCGGGAACGGGCCCGCCGCTGTAACCGGGGACTGAAGGCCATTATGCCACTGTTCCGACGAAGTCGGGATGGGAAGGCGGCTGGAAGGTTGATCCGGGAGTCAGAAGACCTGCCTGACTGCAAATGCTAACGGAGGCTTAGCGGTGATTGTAAATTATCCCGCATAAAATTTAATCCTGAAAAAAAAATAAAAAGGAGGAGTGTATGAAAAGAGGTTTTCTATCGTTTTTTATTGTTTTTTTTGTTGTTACGGCGTTTGCAGCAGGGAATTATTATGAGATTAAGGAAAGTGTTGTTGTGACAGCCACAAAGGAGAAGACAAAGAAGAAGGATATTGCAAAAAATGTTAAAGTTGTAACTAAAAAGGAGATTGAAGAAAGCGGTGCGATTACGGCAATTGATGCATTGAAGAATGTTCCTGGTGTAATTATTGCTTCTAACGGTGGTTATGGCTCTCCTGTCTCTGTTTATTTAAGAGGGGCTTCTCCAAACCATACAATTGTTATGATTGACGGTATTAAAATTAATGACCCAATGAACCCTGGAAGGAGCGCTGATTTATCAACAATTCTTGCATCAGATATTGAGAGAATTGAAATTGTTTACGGAAGTGAAAGTGCCGTTTACGGCTCAGATGCTATGGCTGGTGTTATAAACATAATTACAGTTTCTGGTAAGAGAACCTTGAACGGTTTTTTTGAGGGAGGTTCAAAGTCAACAACATCTGGGGGGATAAATTTCCAGAATAAACAGGGTAAATTATTTTACTGGATGAAGGGCTCATTTTTTGATACAGACGGAATTTCCGCAGCAGATGAAAAAATGGGAAACACAGAAAGTGATAGCTATACAAATGCAACAATTAACGGTGGGTTAAAGTATAGTTTTGGAAAAAATGAATTGACTGCTTCTTTGATTTATATTGATACAGATTCAGACCTTGACAATTTTGGTGGCGAGTTTGGAGATAATCCTTCATATACAGGGGATAGAACAGATTATTACGGAAAGTTTGAATGGAAGTATAACAATCCTTTCGGTTTTGACGGTTACACAAGGTTTGGGTATTACTATACAAGTATTGAAAGGGATTACTCTAATCCTGATGAGAATTTTCCCCCTGTTGTAAATTCAAATTATAAGGGGGAATTTAATCGCTTCAATTTACACACATTTTTAAAGCTTTCAGACAAAAATTCAATTTCTTTTGGATTGGAGACAACAGAAGAGAAGGGGCATTCTTACTATTATTCAGAGTCTTCCTGGGGTGCTTATGAGAGTATCTTCCCTGAAAAGTCTGTTGATACAAACAGTGCGTATTTAAATTTAATTTCAAAGTTTAAGTTTTTTACTCTAAATATAGGTGCAAGGTACGATGACCACGATGAATTTGGAAGCAAGGGAACCTTTAATTTAGGTTTTGTGGTTCCTTTAACAGAAACCCTTGTTTTCAAAGTAAACGGTGGCAACGGCTTTAAAGCACCTTCCCTTTTTCAATTGTACTCTGATATGTATGGAAATAAGGATTTAAAGGCTGAAACATCAGATAATTACGAGGCATTTTTTGAAAAAAGGCTTCTTGAAGGGAAAATGGTTTTTACAATAGGGTATTTTTACGACAAGTACAAAGACTTAATTTACTTTGATATGACAACATATCGCTATGCAAACGGAGAGGAGGCTGAAACAAAGGGAATGGAAACAACATTTAAGTATGCGGGAAAGAGTTTTTCCTGGTTTTTTGGATTTACAAATATCTCTTATTCGTCTGATAATCAAGCATATTTTTACAACAGGCCTGAAGCAACAATGAATTTTGGGATAACTTACAAATACAATCAATGGAATTGTAATTTAACTGCACTTTACTATGATGACAGAACATCCTTTGATTTCTTAAATTTTAAAGAGGTAAAACTTGACAGTTTCACTGTTGTTGACGCAAGGATTGGTTACAATTTAAACAAAAAACTTGAGATTTATCTAAAAGGCCACAATATTTTTGATGAAGATTACGAGTATGTTTATGGATATGGTACATTGGGGGCTGTGTATTATATTGGTGTAAGGTATAAGGCTTTCTAAAAGAATGGGGGGATTATCCCCCCTTTTTAAATTTCTTTTAAGTATCTTATCCTGTAAAGGACAAATATTAGAATAAATCCTAAAACAAGCCTGATTTTCCAGGCATAAGAAAATATTTTACCTAATCCGTTTAAAAATGGATTAGCCATTATGTTTTTAATTATTTCTTTTGTTATTACAATCTGGGTTGAGTGTGTTACAAAAGCTAAAACTGTTGGTATTAAGAACAATAGAATAACCGGGACTCCTATCATTATCCACTTCGCCTGGCTTCTTCCTTTAAATTGAAGGATAAAGGTGTAAGTTGAAAAAATTACTCCAAAATACATAATCATGTATACAAAACTCCAGAGTTGTTCTGGTTGAAACCTTTCATAACTTATAATTACACGGTACCCTGCCGCTTTAAAAAATCCCAAAATCACACTCAAAGTTAATAATGTAAGGGCTATTGTAATTACAGAAATAATTGCAATCGACAGTATGTTTGCTAAAACAATTTCCCTATCGGAGACAGGCAACCTTACTAAAAAACCGCCTTTATTCATAGATTCTCTTTTAATTAAAGCTAAAATTACAAATACAAACAGGGCAATGTTTGTAAGATGTAAATCCATCTGAGCATTAATAGGGCTTCCAGGTTCAACTAAAATTTTTATTACCATTGCCCATAGCAACATAATTGTAAATATACCGGTGATTAAAAGTGGGAACTTTTTGTATTTAATTAAATATAATCTCATTACGGCTAACATTTTCTCCTCCTTTTATGCAAATATTTCAAAGATATCTTCAATAGTTGGGTTTGCTATCAGGTGTTTTATCCCTAACTGTTTTAAATCTTCACTTGTTTTTTCAGTATTTTCACTTAAAAGTGCCTTTTCCCCTAAAAACCTTCCAATTTCTCCCTCAATCTTTGTATCAGGCATTTTTTCAAGGGTGAATTTCTTGTATCTGGTTTGCAGTTTGTCCATCGACTCCTGCATTACAATCTTCCCGTTTTTCATAATAATTGCAGTGTCAAACAGGTTTTCAATTTCATTAATTAGGTGAGTGGCAATTATTAAAGTGGTTTCCTTTTCCGCAATAATGTCTATTAAGGTTCTGTAAAAATATTTTCTTACAACAGGGTCTGTAACTCCAAGAGGTTCATCAAGTATTATCAAATCAGGTGATGGGCAAAGGGTAAGTACCTGTAAAGCCTGCATTTTCTGGCCGTTTGAGAGTGATTTAAAAGGTTTATCCCAGTCAAACTCTGTAAATTCTTTAATCTTTTTTAACAATTCATTATCCCAGTTAGAATAAAGCATTCTGTAAGAGGGAAGGTATTGGTTTAAAGAGAGGTTGGGAAACATCTCAATTGGGGATGGAGCGCTTGTAATTGTTTTTAAAGCCTGTTTTATTGTTTTTCTGTTTAATTCTGTGTCTTTGTAAAAAATCCTTCCTTTGTAATTAATTAGCCCAAGGACACAGTTTAATAGTGTTGTTTTCCCAGCCCCGTTTCTTCCTAAGAGGGCATAGACCTTCCCCTTTTCAATTTCAAGGGATAGATTTTCTATAACCGTTTTTGACTTAAAAAAGTTTACAGGGTAACTTTTCGTTAGGTTTTCAATCTTTAAAAGCGGCATATTTCCTCCTAATACCTTTTATTTATTTCACTGATTATTTCTTCTTTTTCTATGTTTAGCATCTTTGCGGTTTTAACCATTTCGTCTATTTTTCTGAAAAGGATTTCCTTTTTTAGGTTATTTACGGTTAAATCAGAAAGGTTTTCTTTAATAAATACTCCTTTTCCTGCTTTTGTTTCCACAAATCCCTCCCTTTCAAGTTCTTTGTAAGATTTCATAATAGTGTTTGGGTTAACTCCCAAAGAAACTGCCAATTCCCTGACAGAGGGAAGCTTCTCCCCCTTTCGCAAATCCCCTGAGGCTATTTTTAACTTAATCTCTTCAGTAACCTGTTTAAATACGGGGATTCGGCTTTGTTGATTAATGCTTATCACCATCATAATTACCTCCAAACCGTTCTACTGTATTAATATAGTAATACAGTTGAAATTGTTTCATTTTTTTAATGAAAAATTAAAAATATTTTTTATCTTTTATTTTCTATGGGATAAAACTGAAAATCTATTGTCTTTGAAGATTATTTTTGAGCCACTAAACTCTTTTAAATACTTCTCAGCATCTCTATTTCTCACAACAATAAGTGAATCCTTTTCTATTTGCCATCTCTTTTTTAACTCATTGATGTGAATTAATAGTTTTTTGGTTTCAGGGTCAGAGTAAATAAACTCTTTGTCAAACCTTGTTTCAATCGGGTGTATTTTTGTATAAAGGATGAAACTCCTTGAATTAAATCCGACAAGGTAAACCTTTTTCGGTTTTTCAGGCAATTTATTTATAAATTTAGCAGTTGTTTTCATAGTGAAGAGGTATTTTTCAGGTGAAAGAGAGATTGTGTAAAGGATAATAAGCAGAATTGAGATAATCTTTATTCCAGCAAATATACTGCGAATTTTGTTTGTCTTTAAAAAGGGGATAAACAGGTTAAATGCTATGAGAAATAGAACTAAAAGAGAGAAGGGGAAGTTAAAACTTATTAAATGTTTTTTAAGTGCAACAACTACTATTGTTATTTCAAATATAGCAGAGAGAATAAAAAGGCTACATTTTTCTTTTTCTAAAAGAACATAAGAAACCATGATTGATAAAGCAGCAAGAGATAAAAGTATGTAAAGAGAAAGTTTGCTTACAGGGATTGAGAAAAAAAGAATTGGAAATAAAAACATTATTGCAAGAAATTTAAATTCATTTTTGTTTTTTAAGTCGTTTAACACAGTTTTAATTGAAAAGATTATTCCAAAAATCCAGGGGTATGCAAAGTAAAGCAAGCCTTCAAAGTAGTAATAAAAAGACTTTGGGTGTCCAAATCCTTTAGAGGTTAGCCTTGACGCAAATTGTTTGCCTAAAAGGTAATCAATAGAATTGGGTATTTTTGCAAAGATATAAACAAACCACCAGGTTGCAATTATCAAAGAAATTAAAACAGGAATTGGTTTGAATAGTTTTTTTATCTTTTCTTTTTGTTTTGTTATTGTAAGGTAAATTAGAACAACAGGTAAAACCTGCAAGTATCCTAATGGCCCTTTTACAAAACCGCTAATCCCTAACCACATCCAGAAGAGATACAGGCTTTTATTGTTCTCATTTTCTTCAAATTCAAGAAAGTAATAAATTGAAAAAAGCATTGTTGTCAAGAGGAAAATATCTGTTGTCACAATTCTTGATGCGCCTATAATTAGCGGTGTTGTTTCAAAAATTATCCCTGAAAGTAAGGCAATATCTTCGTTTTTAAATAATTTTAAAGAGATAAAAAAAACTAAAATAGCAGATAGAATTCCACAAATTCCAGAAAAAAACCTTCCCCCAAACTCATTTACTCCGAAAATTTTAAATCCTAAAGCTGTAAGCCAGTATGTCAATGGCGGTTTTGTAATGTGGATTATCCTGTTTTGAGTTGGTATAAGATAGTGATTGTAAACGAGGGTCTCATAGGCAATCTCTGAATACCTTGCGTCTGATGTTTCTGTAAATGGAACTTTTGTTTCAAAGAAAAGGAAAGAAAAAAAGCCAAATAAAATGATGATAAGAATATATTTATTCCGTTTTGTCATTTTTTAATTTTTCCAGATACTCCTGCCATTCAAGAGGCAGCATATATTTTTTTTTGTTGTTACACTCTTTACAGCAGGGAACAACATTTCCTTTGGTGGTTTTTCCTCCCCTTGAAATAGGCACAATATGGTCCATTGTCAATTCAGAAGGGTGAAACTTTTTCCCACAATAATAGCAAACACCATTTGCTTTTTTTCTCTTCCACCACTGGGATTTTCTTAATTCCCTTGCCTTTTGTTTTTCTCTTTTAATGTGTTCTTCATCTGCAGGTATAAAAAATTCCATAGCAAAAAAACTATAACAGAATAAGGTTTTTTTTTCAAATTACACTTGATAGAAAAAGAAAAACAGGTAATATATCCCTGTGAAAAAACATAAGGAGCGTATTAAATGAGTAATCCAATTGTTGGAATTTTAATGGGAAGTGATTCAGATTTTGAAATAATGAAAGAGAGTGCAAAGGTTTTAAAGGATTTTGGAGTGCCTTTTGAGGTTGTGGTGACCTCTGCCCACAGAACCCCTGAAAGAACATTAGAGTATGCAAAAAGTGCAAAGAAAAGGGGATTAAAGGTTTTAATTGTTGGTGCTGGAATGGCTGCACACCTTGCAGGGGTAATTGCTGCAAAAACAACTATACCTGTAATTGGTGTTCCCATTAACTCATCTTCTCTAAACGGTATTGATGCCCTTTATTCAACATTGCAAATGCCATCAGGAATACCTGTTGGCACAATGGCAATAGGGAAGGCTGGGGCAAAGAATGCAGCTCTTTATGCAATTCAAATGCTTGCGTTAAGCGATAAGGATTTAAGTGAAAGGTTGGAGAATTTTAGAAAAGATTTTGAAAGAGTTGTTGTTGAGAGGGAAAAAAAGGTTCACGAAAAGTTAGAAAAGTTTTTAAATGAGTAAGTTTTATATAAAAACATTTGGTTGCAAACTGAATCAATTTGATTCAGAAAAAATCAGGGAAGGCTTAACATTATCAGGCTATTTTGAAACTGACAATGTTTTAGAGGCAGATATTATTATTGTAAATTCCTGTGGAGTTACAAATAAGGCTGAGAAAGAAGCCTTTTATACATTGAGAAATTTAATAAGAAAAAATCCAGATGCAAAAAAGTACTTTATAGGTTGTTTTGTTGAACCTAAAGATTACGAGAAAACTAAATTTTTAAAGGGTAAGGATAAGTTTAATATCCCAGAAATTAAAAACCTTCCCTTTTTCCCCTTAAGCCAGCAAAAACACGCTAGGCCTTTAATCTATATTCAAAACGGCTGTGACTTAAAGTGTGCATACTGCATTGTCCCTAAATTCAGGGGGAAAAGTGTAAGTGTTGAAACGGAAAAGATTTTAGAACAGATTGAATTTTTTGTTAATCATGAGAAAAAGGAGGTTGTGCTTACCGGAATTCACCTTGGGTTGTGGGGGCATGATTTTTCCCCTAAGAAAACAATATTAAATTTGCTTGAGGAAATTGAAAAGAGATTTGGGGGGAAAATAAAAATAAGGATTTCTTCCCTTGATTCAAATGAGATTGATAATGATTTAATAGACTTTTTTGCAAATTCAAAAACAATTCAGCCTCATTTCCACATACCATTGCAAAGCGGAAGCGACAAAATTTTAAAACTTATGAGAAGAAGGTACACCATACGCCAGTTTGCAGAAACTGTTGAGAAGATAAAGGAAAAGGTAAATGATTGCTGTATTGGGGCTGACATTATAGTTGGGTTTCCTAAAGAATCAGAGGATGATTTTAATGAAAGTTACAACTTTGTAAAAACAATTCCACTTGATTACCTTCATGTTTTTCCATTTTCTCCAAGGATTGGCACAGATGCCTATTCAATGGAAGGGCAGGTTGATGAAAAAATCAAGAAGGAAAGGGTTAAAAAGTTAAGACAACTTTCAGATTCTAAAAGAGAAAAATTTATAAGAAATTTTCTTAACAAGGAAAGAGTTGGTATTGCAATATACCCTGATTTGATTTTAACCGATAATTACATTCAGGTTAGAGTAGAGCAAGAAGTTAATCCTTCAAGTGAGTATAAGGTTAAAATTAAAAAAATCCTCTCCCCAACTCTGGTTAGGGGAGAGGTTATTTGATTTAATCTTCTTTTAAAAGTTTTGCAGCATCTTTTGCAAAATAGGTAATTATTAGATCTGCACCAGCCCTTTTAATTGAGGTAAGCATTTCCATCATCACCTTATCGTGGTCAATCCAGCCCATTTTTGCTGCGGCCTTAACCATTGAATACTCACCGCTTACATTATAAGCGCATACAGGTACAAGCACATTTTGTTTTACATCTGAAATTATGTCAAGGTATGCTAAAGCAGGCTTAACCATAACTATGTCTGCGTTTTCTTCAATATCAAGCATCACCTCTTTTAAAGCCTCTCTCCTGTTTGCAGGGTCCATTTGATAGGATTTTCTATCTCCAAATTGAGGGGCAGATTCTGCAGCATCCCTGAAAGGCCCATAGAATGCCGATGCAAACTTTGCAGAGTAAGCCATAATGGGTATGTGAGAGAACCCTTTTTCATCCAATGCTTTTCTAATTCTCATAACCCTTCCGTCCATCATATCTGATGGCGCAACCATATCTGCCCCTGCTTTAACATGGGATATAGCCTCTCTTGCAAGCAAATCAAGTGTTTTATCATTATCAACATCGTTGTTTTCAATTACCCCGCAATGCCCGTGGGATGTGTATTCGCACATACAAACATCAGTAATTACATAGACTTTGTCTGTTAACTCTTTGATTTTTCTAATTGCCCTTTGGATAATCCCCTCGTCTGAGTAAGCCTCGCTTCCATATTCGTCTTTATGTTCTGGGATGCCAAATAGAATTACTGATTTAATCCCTAATTCAACAATCTCATTTATTTCTTCTTCAAGCCTGTCAATTGAATACTGGTAAACCCCATCCATTGAGGGCACCATATTTTTTATATTTTCCCCTTCAATAACAAAAATAGGGTATATAAAGTCGTCAACAGATAGCTTTGTCTCCCTTACCATATCTCTAATTAAAGAGTTTTTCCTTAACCTTCTTGCTCTCAATTCAGGGAATTTCATATTAGCCTCCTAACTTTGAAATAGTAAATTTTAAAGCCTCTTTCAAACTAAATTTTTTCGGGAAAATGCAGGGGATACCGTATTTTTTAATCTCCTCAGCAGTGACACTTCCTATTGCGCACACAATCTTTTTATTTAAAAAATCATAGGGATTTTTTTCAATAAAGCACTTAAATGAAGATGGGCTTAAAAAGATATAGCCATCAAAATCTGGTAAAAAACTTAAATCTCCACAAATTGTTTTGTAAACAGTTATTTTTTTAAATTCAATTCCTTTAGATTTAAAATCATTTTCAAGTGTATTTTCAGATAAATCAGAGGTGGGAAAGAGTATCCCTTTCACTTTATTGTACTTTTCAGAAAACTCTTTAAAAAAGTGTTTTGAGGAGTAATTTGAGGGTATAAAATCAGGTTTAATCCCATATTTATTTAATTTTTCTGCTGTTTTTTTACCTACACATGCTATTTTTAATC from Thermotomaculum hydrothermale carries:
- a CDS encoding DHH family phosphoesterase gives rise to the protein MSLKDELTSVIEKVKDKKKKICILTHTNPDPDAIASAYGLWYFFKETAGIEATIYYDGIIGRINNRIMVDLLDIPIKKARKDYLKKFDYFCLVDTQPGKKNNCLPTYKKVLIVIDHHFEEGAENKGDLIDIRENVGSTAAIVCQYLEEFEIEVPENLATALFYGIKTDTDGLLRDYSSLDEKYYKKLFLNVDYKKLHKIEYPELPKEYFFDFADAITSARIFKDILIADLGEAFVPDMTGEMADYFLRMEGVSLVLVYGVFKDMLYFSIRTKKRGKTLGKVSYELAEGIGSGGGHNKTGGGVVQHPEKNKDIFLDRFYKKFSIEKEKLTTFYTGMK
- a CDS encoding HNH endonuclease → MEFFIPADEEHIKREKQKARELRKSQWWKRKKANGVCYYCGKKFHPSELTMDHIVPISRGGKTTKGNVVPCCKECNNKKKYMLPLEWQEYLEKLKNDKTE
- a CDS encoding GntR family transcriptional regulator; this encodes MMVISINQQSRIPVFKQVTEEIKLKIASGDLRKGEKLPSVRELAVSLGVNPNTIMKSYKELEREGFVETKAGKGVFIKENLSDLTVNNLKKEILFRKIDEMVKTAKMLNIEKEEIISEINKRY
- a CDS encoding ArnT family glycosyltransferase produces the protein MTKRNKYILIIILFGFFSFLFFETKVPFTETSDARYSEIAYETLVYNHYLIPTQNRIIHITKPPLTYWLTALGFKIFGVNEFGGRFFSGICGILSAILVFFISLKLFKNEDIALLSGIIFETTPLIIGASRIVTTDIFLLTTMLFSIYYFLEFEENENNKSLYLFWMWLGISGFVKGPLGYLQVLPVVLIYLTITKQKEKIKKLFKPIPVLISLIIATWWFVYIFAKIPNSIDYLLGKQFASRLTSKGFGHPKSFYYYFEGLLYFAYPWIFGIIFSIKTVLNDLKNKNEFKFLAIMFLFPILFFSIPVSKLSLYILLSLAALSIMVSYVLLEKEKCSLFILSAIFEITIVVVALKKHLISFNFPFSLLVLFLIAFNLFIPFLKTNKIRSIFAGIKIISILLIILYTISLSPEKYLFTMKTTAKFINKLPEKPKKVYLVGFNSRSFILYTKIHPIETRFDKEFIYSDPETKKLLIHINELKKRWQIEKDSLIVVRNRDAEKYLKEFSGSKIIFKDNRFSVLSHRK
- a CDS encoding MiaB/RimO family radical SAM methylthiotransferase, which codes for MSKFYIKTFGCKLNQFDSEKIREGLTLSGYFETDNVLEADIIIVNSCGVTNKAEKEAFYTLRNLIRKNPDAKKYFIGCFVEPKDYEKTKFLKGKDKFNIPEIKNLPFFPLSQQKHARPLIYIQNGCDLKCAYCIVPKFRGKSVSVETEKILEQIEFFVNHEKKEVVLTGIHLGLWGHDFSPKKTILNLLEEIEKRFGGKIKIRISSLDSNEIDNDLIDFFANSKTIQPHFHIPLQSGSDKILKLMRRRYTIRQFAETVEKIKEKVNDCCIGADIIVGFPKESEDDFNESYNFVKTIPLDYLHVFPFSPRIGTDAYSMEGQVDEKIKKERVKKLRQLSDSKREKFIRNFLNKERVGIAIYPDLILTDNYIQVRVEQEVNPSSEYKVKIKKILSPTLVRGEVI
- a CDS encoding uroporphyrinogen-III synthase, with the translated sequence MKKIAVFGSKDSLEGLKKIEITETDIEIAGFEAIKFKETEFEISDFSNFDWIFFGSKRGVEFFFKKINPENIKGLKIACVGKKTAEKLNKYGIKPDFIPSNYSSKHFFKEFSEKYNKVKGILFPTSDLSENTLENDFKSKGIEFKKITVYKTICGDLSFLPDFDGYIFLSPSSFKCFIEKNPYDFLNKKIVCAIGSVTAEEIKKYGIPCIFPKKFSLKEALKFTISKLGG
- the hemB gene encoding porphobilinogen synthase, with amino-acid sequence MKFPELRARRLRKNSLIRDMVRETKLSVDDFIYPIFVIEGENIKNMVPSMDGVYQYSIDRLEEEINEIVELGIKSVILFGIPEHKDEYGSEAYSDEGIIQRAIRKIKELTDKVYVITDVCMCEYTSHGHCGVIENNDVDNDKTLDLLAREAISHVKAGADMVAPSDMMDGRVMRIRKALDEKGFSHIPIMAYSAKFASAFYGPFRDAAESAPQFGDRKSYQMDPANRREALKEVMLDIEENADIVMVKPALAYLDIISDVKQNVLVPVCAYNVSGEYSMVKAAAKMGWIDHDKVMMEMLTSIKRAGADLIITYFAKDAAKLLKED
- a CDS encoding TonB-dependent receptor plug domain-containing protein; protein product: MKRGFLSFFIVFFVVTAFAAGNYYEIKESVVVTATKEKTKKKDIAKNVKVVTKKEIEESGAITAIDALKNVPGVIIASNGGYGSPVSVYLRGASPNHTIVMIDGIKINDPMNPGRSADLSTILASDIERIEIVYGSESAVYGSDAMAGVINIITVSGKRTLNGFFEGGSKSTTSGGINFQNKQGKLFYWMKGSFFDTDGISAADEKMGNTESDSYTNATINGGLKYSFGKNELTASLIYIDTDSDLDNFGGEFGDNPSYTGDRTDYYGKFEWKYNNPFGFDGYTRFGYYYTSIERDYSNPDENFPPVVNSNYKGEFNRFNLHTFLKLSDKNSISFGLETTEEKGHSYYYSESSWGAYESIFPEKSVDTNSAYLNLISKFKFFTLNIGARYDDHDEFGSKGTFNLGFVVPLTETLVFKVNGGNGFKAPSLFQLYSDMYGNKDLKAETSDNYEAFFEKRLLEGKMVFTIGYFYDKYKDLIYFDMTTYRYANGEEAETKGMETTFKYAGKSFSWFFGFTNISYSSDNQAYFYNRPEATMNFGITYKYNQWNCNLTALYYDDRTSFDFLNFKEVKLDSFTVVDARIGYNLNKKLEIYLKGHNIFDEDYEYVYGYGTLGAVYYIGVRYKAF
- a CDS encoding ComEA family DNA-binding protein, with translation MKYLSILILIITLGFGFNMPAMANSGKATNRVKTVNKVEKININTASVDQLIKLKGIGPKKAKAIVEFRKKNGKFKKLEDLMLVKGIGKKTFEKIKPFLTL
- a CDS encoding ATP-binding cassette domain-containing protein yields the protein MPLLKIENLTKSYPVNFFKSKTVIENLSLEIEKGKVYALLGRNGAGKTTLLNCVLGLINYKGRIFYKDTELNRKTIKQALKTITSAPSPIEMFPNLSLNQYLPSYRMLYSNWDNELLKKIKEFTEFDWDKPFKSLSNGQKMQALQVLTLCPSPDLIILDEPLGVTDPVVRKYFYRTLIDIIAEKETTLIIATHLINEIENLFDTAIIMKNGKIVMQESMDKLQTRYKKFTLEKMPDTKIEGEIGRFLGEKALLSENTEKTSEDLKQLGIKHLIANPTIEDIFEIFA
- the purE gene encoding 5-(carboxyamino)imidazole ribonucleotide mutase, translated to MSNPIVGILMGSDSDFEIMKESAKVLKDFGVPFEVVVTSAHRTPERTLEYAKSAKKRGLKVLIVGAGMAAHLAGVIAAKTTIPVIGVPINSSSLNGIDALYSTLQMPSGIPVGTMAIGKAGAKNAALYAIQMLALSDKDLSERLENFRKDFERVVVEREKKVHEKLEKFLNE